The Cellulomonas wangleii genome includes a region encoding these proteins:
- a CDS encoding ABC transporter permease, producing the protein MSTRPPAPTPPSLGRATLLVAEREITSQVRTKSFLISTAILLVGVLAAIILSSVFSGRTGDDVPVAVVSSVAGQVPTTEGLEVRDVADRAAAVEAVRAGDVDAAVVPGDGPLGVDVVAMSSAPQVLLGALTVEPDVELLDPAAAEGGVRYIVTFAFGLVFMMSAIGFGSTIAQNTVTEKQTRTVELLLSAVPARALLAGKILGNSVLALGQTAAIAAVSVLALVVTGQDDLLTMLGTPLVWFVVFFAIGFVLLAAVYAASASLVSRVEDTGVVLQPAMWLTMLPYLLVVFFNDNATVMTVMSYVPFSAPVGMPVRLFLGEAAWWEPLLSLAVLVVSCLAVIAVAARIYERSVLRMGGRVRVREVLAGSGSD; encoded by the coding sequence ATGAGCACCCGTCCCCCCGCGCCGACCCCGCCGTCCCTGGGTCGGGCCACGCTGCTGGTCGCCGAGCGGGAGATCACGTCGCAGGTCCGGACCAAGTCGTTCCTCATCTCCACGGCGATCCTGCTGGTGGGGGTGCTCGCGGCGATCATCCTGAGCTCGGTGTTCTCGGGGCGGACGGGGGACGACGTGCCGGTGGCCGTCGTCTCGTCCGTCGCGGGGCAGGTGCCGACGACGGAGGGCCTGGAGGTGCGCGACGTCGCGGACCGCGCCGCCGCCGTCGAGGCGGTGCGCGCCGGTGACGTGGACGCCGCCGTGGTCCCGGGCGACGGCCCGCTGGGCGTCGACGTGGTCGCGATGAGCTCGGCGCCACAGGTGCTCCTGGGCGCCCTGACGGTCGAGCCGGACGTCGAGCTGCTCGACCCGGCCGCGGCCGAGGGCGGCGTCCGGTACATCGTGACCTTCGCGTTCGGTCTGGTGTTCATGATGTCGGCGATCGGCTTCGGCTCGACGATCGCGCAGAACACCGTGACGGAGAAGCAGACGCGCACGGTCGAGCTCCTGCTGTCGGCGGTCCCGGCCCGCGCGCTGCTGGCCGGGAAGATCCTCGGCAACTCGGTGCTCGCGCTGGGGCAGACGGCGGCGATCGCGGCGGTCTCGGTCCTCGCCCTCGTCGTGACCGGCCAGGACGACCTGCTCACCATGCTCGGCACGCCGCTGGTGTGGTTCGTGGTGTTCTTCGCGATCGGGTTCGTGCTGCTGGCGGCGGTCTACGCGGCGAGCGCGTCGCTGGTGTCGCGCGTCGAGGACACGGGTGTGGTGCTGCAGCCGGCCATGTGGCTGACGATGCTGCCGTACCTCCTCGTGGTGTTCTTCAACGACAACGCCACGGTGATGACCGTGATGTCGTACGTCCCGTTCAGCGCGCCGGTGGGGATGCCGGTGCGGCTGTTCCTCGGCGAGGCGGCGTGGTGGGAGCCGCTGCTGTCGCTGGCGGTGCTGGTGGTGTCGTGCCTCGCCGTGATCGCGGTCGCCGCGCGGATCTACGAGCGGTCGGTGCTGCGGATGGGCGGGCGCGTGCGGGTCCGCGAGGTGCTGGCCGGGTCGGGCTCGGACTGA
- a CDS encoding ABC-F family ATP-binding cassette domain-containing protein: MDRYARGGGALVVVTHDRWFLDAVCTRTWEVHDGVVDQYEGGYAAYVLARAERAQQAATVESKRQNLLRKELAWLRRGAPARTSKPKFRIDAATALIADEPPPRDSLALARTATARLGKDVLDLEDVTYTLPDGRVLLDDVTWRLGPGDRYGVVGVNGAGKTTMLRLLTGQVVPTAGRVRRGKTVRVAELRQDVEDLDEVADLTVVEAVEREKRTVVVGGKELTAAQLVEKLGFTRERARTLVRELSGGERRRLQLLRLLVAEPNVLLLDEPTNDLDTDTLAAVEDLLDGWPGTLVVVSHDRYLLERVCDRQVALLGDGHLRDLPGGVEEYLQLRGVALAAGAADARATGGVGGAMARAAAGVAPGASGAGGAAAPSAGAVDGPPAPSAAEVRAARKEVQRIERRLERISALEADLHRRMAEQATDHTAVLALDAELRTLAAERDELEAAWLDAAETAG, from the coding sequence GTGGACCGGTACGCGCGCGGCGGCGGTGCCCTGGTCGTCGTGACCCACGACCGGTGGTTCCTCGATGCGGTCTGCACCCGGACCTGGGAGGTGCACGACGGGGTCGTCGACCAGTACGAGGGCGGGTACGCCGCCTACGTGCTGGCGCGCGCCGAGCGCGCGCAGCAGGCCGCGACGGTCGAGTCGAAGCGGCAGAACCTGCTGCGCAAGGAGCTGGCGTGGCTGCGCCGCGGCGCCCCCGCACGGACGTCCAAGCCGAAGTTCCGGATCGACGCCGCCACCGCGCTCATCGCCGACGAGCCGCCGCCGCGCGACTCCCTCGCGCTGGCGCGCACCGCCACCGCCCGGCTCGGCAAGGACGTGCTCGACCTCGAGGACGTCACCTACACGCTGCCCGACGGGCGCGTGCTGCTCGACGACGTCACGTGGCGGCTCGGCCCGGGGGACCGGTACGGGGTCGTCGGCGTCAACGGGGCCGGCAAGACGACCATGCTGCGGCTGCTCACGGGGCAGGTCGTCCCCACCGCGGGACGGGTGCGCCGGGGCAAGACCGTGCGCGTGGCCGAGCTGCGCCAGGACGTCGAGGACCTCGACGAGGTCGCGGACCTGACCGTCGTCGAGGCCGTCGAGCGCGAGAAGCGCACCGTCGTCGTCGGTGGCAAGGAGCTGACCGCGGCCCAGCTGGTCGAGAAGCTCGGGTTCACGCGCGAGCGCGCCCGCACCCTCGTGCGGGAGCTGTCGGGCGGGGAGCGCCGCCGGCTGCAGCTGCTGCGGCTGCTGGTGGCCGAGCCCAACGTGCTGCTGCTCGACGAGCCCACCAACGACCTCGACACCGACACGCTGGCCGCGGTCGAGGACCTGCTCGACGGCTGGCCCGGCACGCTGGTCGTCGTCTCGCACGACCGCTACCTGCTCGAGCGGGTCTGCGACCGGCAGGTGGCGCTGCTCGGTGACGGGCACCTGCGGGACCTGCCCGGCGGCGTCGAGGAGTACCTGCAGCTGCGCGGGGTGGCGCTCGCCGCCGGCGCCGCCGACGCCCGGGCGACCGGTGGCGTCGGCGGGGCGATGGCGCGCGCGGCGGCCGGGGTCGCCCCCGGCGCGTCCGGCGCCGGTGGTGCCGCGGCCCCGTCGGCCGGCGCCGTCGACGGGCCGCCGGCCCCGTCCGCGGCGGAGGTGCGGGCCGCCCGCAAGGAGGTGCAGCGCATCGAGCGCCGGCTGGAGCGCATCTCCGCGCTGGAGGCGGACCTGCACCGCCGCATGGCCGAGCAGGCGACCGACCACACGGCCGTGCTGGCGCTCGACGCGGAGCTGCGGACGCTGGCCGCGGAGCGCGACGAGCTCGAGGCCGCATGGCTCGACGCCGCCGAGACTGCGGGCTAG
- a CDS encoding ArsR/SmtB family transcription factor, with protein MSTNGELTNGTATERSYMRPIEMPQPSPDAELDRLFHALSDATRRAIVERLAREAASVSALAEPFAMSMPAVVQHLAVLERAGVVVSRKVGRVRTYRLTPDGTLTARTWLDRHRLHAERALDRLSQRGHRD; from the coding sequence ATGTCGACGAACGGTGAGCTGACGAACGGGACGGCGACGGAGCGCTCCTACATGCGGCCGATCGAGATGCCGCAGCCCTCGCCCGACGCCGAGCTGGACAGGCTGTTCCACGCGTTGTCCGACGCGACCCGCCGGGCCATCGTCGAGCGGCTCGCGCGGGAGGCGGCGTCGGTGTCCGCGCTCGCCGAGCCGTTCGCGATGTCGATGCCGGCCGTGGTCCAGCACCTCGCGGTCCTGGAGCGGGCGGGCGTGGTGGTGTCCCGGAAGGTCGGCCGCGTGCGCACGTACCGGCTGACCCCGGACGGCACGCTCACGGCGCGCACCTGGCTCGACCGGCACCGGCTGCACGCCGAGCGTGCCCTCGACCGCCTGTCCCAGCGCGGGCACCGCGACTGA
- a CDS encoding MarR family winged helix-turn-helix transcriptional regulator, with protein sequence MADSDTAGPPRDEVDRIVLAWQRERPDLDVRPLTVLSRVSRLARHLDLARRGAFARHGLETWEFDVLAALRRAGEPYRLSPGALLTQTLVTSGTMTNRIDRLAEQGLVERQPSPDDRRGVLVTLTPAGLQRVDEAFADLLDVERGLIGELPEEDRERLAALLRDVLTLFDAS encoded by the coding sequence ATGGCCGACAGCGACACCGCAGGGCCGCCCCGCGACGAGGTCGACCGCATCGTCCTCGCGTGGCAGCGCGAGCGACCCGACCTGGACGTCCGGCCCCTGACCGTGCTGTCCCGGGTGAGCCGCCTCGCGCGGCACCTCGACCTCGCGCGACGCGGCGCGTTCGCGCGGCACGGCCTGGAGACGTGGGAGTTCGACGTGCTCGCGGCGCTGCGCCGCGCCGGCGAGCCGTACCGGCTGTCCCCCGGCGCGCTGCTGACGCAGACCCTCGTGACCAGCGGGACCATGACCAACCGCATCGACCGGCTCGCGGAGCAGGGTCTGGTCGAGCGCCAGCCGTCCCCCGACGACCGGCGCGGGGTCCTGGTCACCCTCACCCCGGCGGGCCTGCAGCGCGTCGACGAGGCGTTCGCGGACCTGCTGGACGTCGAGCGGGGCCTCATCGGGGAGCTCCCGGAGGAGGACCGCGAGCGCCTCGCCGCGCTGCTGCGCGACGTCCTCACCCTGTTCGACGCGTCCTGA
- a CDS encoding TetR/AcrR family transcriptional regulator, producing MASDPKRSRARMTGVERRAQLLDVSRTLFAEKGFDNTSVEEIAARAGVSKPVVYEHFGGKEGVYAVVVDREIQALTGALTGALEGGGHPRALLERTTLALLSYIETSEAGFRILVRDSPVAQATGTFSSLIGDVATQVEHLLANEFRKRGLDARTAPIYAQMLVGMVALTGQWWLDARSPRKAEVAAHLVNLAWNGLEALERHPQLDKPPAP from the coding sequence ATGGCCTCCGACCCCAAGCGGTCCCGCGCGCGCATGACCGGCGTCGAACGGCGCGCGCAGCTGCTGGACGTGTCGCGCACCCTGTTCGCGGAGAAGGGCTTCGACAACACGTCGGTGGAGGAGATCGCGGCCCGCGCCGGGGTGTCCAAGCCGGTCGTCTACGAGCACTTCGGGGGCAAGGAAGGCGTGTACGCGGTCGTCGTCGACCGCGAGATCCAGGCCCTGACCGGTGCGCTCACCGGGGCGCTCGAGGGCGGCGGCCACCCGCGTGCCCTGCTCGAGCGGACGACCCTGGCCCTGCTGTCGTACATCGAGACGTCGGAGGCGGGGTTCCGCATCCTCGTCCGCGACTCCCCCGTCGCGCAGGCCACCGGCACGTTCTCCTCGCTCATCGGCGACGTCGCCACGCAGGTGGAGCACCTGCTGGCCAACGAGTTCCGCAAGCGCGGGCTCGACGCGCGCACCGCGCCCATCTACGCGCAGATGCTGGTGGGGATGGTCGCGCTCACCGGCCAGTGGTGGCTCGACGCGCGCAGCCCGCGCAAGGCCGAGGTCGCGGCGCACCTGGTCAACCTGGCGTGGAACGGCCTGGAGGCGCTCGAGCGGCACCCGCAGCTCGACAAGCCGCCCGCCCCGTAG
- a CDS encoding ABC transporter substrate-binding protein, with translation MRRTGTAAIAALSTLALAACGSGGGDAAADGPVTLTMTVWGGDVDKKSYQERIDLFEASQDEISIKLQLIPGEQYEQKVQTMIAGGDGPDIMQVAEGVNVYSSKKQILPLDDLAADAGLDLEERFGPVGTLYSYDGSVYAVPDRSGAMIVYYNKDMFDAAGVEYPSAEWTWEDAQAAMEQLTIPGEQWGYAGAGWWAQWWSFAYQNGGRIIDEDGLPAANSPEVVEALQWANDLTHVHHVVPTAAEYADMGPDMGGDPAFAAQKVAMNTTGFWAINSLLEADFEWDIAPLWQGDEQAVSAFGSGLAISRDSKHAEQAFAAIDFLTDAEAQQVIIKNAQDVPANLEVQGSEEFLKPEWATREVDMSAFGASSAFVFTSPLIPEWNQMQAAFDDNLGTFWNEGGDAKAQLDVIQKKLETVIKPAR, from the coding sequence GTGAGGCGCACCGGGACGGCGGCCATCGCCGCACTGAGCACTCTCGCGCTGGCGGCGTGCGGCAGCGGCGGGGGCGACGCGGCGGCGGACGGGCCTGTGACCCTCACGATGACGGTGTGGGGCGGCGACGTCGACAAGAAGTCGTACCAGGAGCGCATCGACCTGTTCGAGGCCTCGCAGGACGAGATCTCCATCAAGCTCCAGCTGATCCCCGGCGAGCAGTACGAGCAGAAGGTCCAGACGATGATCGCCGGCGGCGACGGACCCGACATCATGCAGGTCGCCGAGGGCGTGAACGTCTACTCCTCGAAGAAGCAGATCCTCCCGCTCGACGACCTGGCGGCGGACGCGGGGCTCGACCTCGAGGAGCGGTTCGGCCCCGTCGGCACGCTGTACTCCTACGACGGCAGCGTCTACGCCGTGCCCGACCGTTCCGGCGCCATGATCGTCTACTACAACAAGGACATGTTCGACGCCGCGGGCGTCGAGTACCCCAGCGCCGAGTGGACGTGGGAGGACGCGCAGGCGGCGATGGAGCAGCTCACGATCCCCGGCGAGCAGTGGGGCTACGCCGGGGCGGGCTGGTGGGCGCAGTGGTGGTCCTTCGCCTACCAGAACGGCGGCCGGATCATCGACGAGGACGGCCTGCCCGCCGCCAACTCGCCCGAGGTCGTCGAGGCCCTGCAGTGGGCCAACGACCTCACGCACGTGCACCACGTCGTGCCCACCGCCGCCGAGTACGCGGACATGGGCCCCGACATGGGCGGCGACCCGGCGTTCGCGGCCCAGAAGGTCGCGATGAACACGACCGGCTTCTGGGCGATCAACTCCCTGCTCGAGGCCGACTTCGAGTGGGACATCGCGCCCCTGTGGCAGGGCGACGAGCAGGCCGTGTCCGCGTTCGGCTCCGGCCTGGCGATCTCCCGCGACAGCAAGCACGCCGAGCAGGCGTTCGCGGCCATCGACTTCCTCACGGACGCCGAGGCGCAGCAGGTCATCATCAAGAACGCCCAGGACGTGCCCGCCAACCTCGAGGTGCAGGGTTCGGAGGAGTTCCTCAAGCCGGAGTGGGCCACCCGCGAGGTCGACATGTCCGCGTTCGGCGCGTCCTCCGCCTTCGTCTTCACCTCCCCGCTCATCCCCGAGTGGAACCAGATGCAGGCCGCCTTCGACGACAACCTCGGGACGTTCTGGAACGAGGGTGGCGACGCCAAGGCCCAGCTCGACGTGATCCAGAAGAAGCTCGAGACCGTCATCAAGCCGGCGCGCTGA